In one window of Pseudomonadota bacterium DNA:
- the iolG gene encoding inositol 2-dehydrogenase, which produces MSRDIAFAVLGAGRIGALHADNLARAISGARLAAVMDADLERAQAVAGPGYATDSLDRIMADGEIDAVLIASPTAAHAPQMIAAARAGKAIFCEKPVSLDLARAIEAVDAVRTANVPFQIGFQRRYDHGFEAARQHLDEGAIGRLEMFRALTCDPEPAPFAYLATSGGIYADMAIHDIDIARFYGGDIVEVTAMGEALIVPELQTVSDVDTSILTFRYASGAIGVIQNSRRATYGYEIRTELMGAEGKLVIEEERATPIRLYNRTGIHGDFHGWFIKRFRDAYRAEVEAFVSAVREGRPASPGLDDALASLRVALAATRSLKERRSVRVEEVG; this is translated from the coding sequence ATGAGCCGCGACATCGCCTTCGCTGTGCTGGGCGCGGGGCGCATCGGCGCCCTGCACGCCGACAACCTCGCCCGGGCCATCTCCGGCGCCCGCCTCGCCGCGGTCATGGACGCCGACCTCGAGCGCGCCCAGGCCGTGGCGGGTCCGGGGTACGCCACCGACAGCCTCGACCGCATCATGGCCGACGGTGAAATCGACGCGGTGCTCATCGCCTCGCCCACCGCGGCACACGCCCCCCAGATGATCGCCGCCGCGCGCGCGGGCAAGGCCATCTTCTGCGAGAAGCCCGTGAGCCTCGATCTCGCCCGCGCCATCGAAGCCGTCGACGCGGTGAGAACAGCAAACGTACCGTTCCAGATCGGCTTCCAGCGCCGCTACGACCACGGCTTCGAGGCGGCCCGCCAGCACCTCGACGAAGGGGCCATCGGACGCCTCGAGATGTTCCGCGCCCTCACCTGCGACCCCGAGCCGGCCCCGTTCGCCTATCTGGCGACATCGGGCGGCATCTACGCCGACATGGCGATCCACGACATCGACATCGCCCGCTTCTACGGCGGCGACATCGTCGAGGTGACGGCCATGGGCGAGGCCCTCATCGTGCCGGAGCTTCAGACCGTGAGCGACGTCGATACCTCGATTCTCACGTTCCGCTACGCCAGCGGCGCCATCGGCGTCATCCAGAACTCCCGTCGCGCCACATACGGCTACGAGATCCGCACCGAGCTGATGGGAGCCGAGGGCAAGCTGGTCATCGAGGAAGAGCGGGCGACCCCCATTCGTCTCTACAACCGCACCGGCATCCACGGCGACTTCCACGGCTGGTTCATCAAGCGCTTCCGCGACGCATACCGCGCCGAGGTCGAGGCCTTCGTGTCGGCGGTGAGAGAAGGGCGCCCGGCTTCGCCCGGCCTCGACGACGCCCTGGCCTCGCTGCGGGTGGCTCTTGCGGCGACACGCAGCTTGAAGGAACGGCGCAGCGTGCGCGTCGAGGAGGTGGGCTGA
- the iolB gene encoding 5-deoxy-glucuronate isomerase produces the protein MTPPHLDQTPADVPHFKETPVHPPHEGSRISIEPGPLAVDISPTRAGWQQLTFRVHRVSSDAPLEGRTGNEEAVIVVLRGSGTLEIGDQHLTFTGRDGVFAGLPHFGYVPRQTSYRFTPAAGADAEVAWGSAPCVTDHAPRICTPHDCTVEMRGARNVERQITHLVDPGFGCQRLLCVEVYTPSGNWSSYPPHKHDTHDLPNEVALEEIYHYRMAPDGFALQRLYDDTHDEVVVARDGDTVLVRHGYHPVVAGPGYDVYYLNILAGDHPAWAAADDPQLAWVRQIWNSRTPLRLPMQP, from the coding sequence ATGACCCCGCCGCATCTCGACCAAACACCCGCCGACGTTCCCCATTTCAAAGAAACACCCGTCCACCCCCCGCACGAAGGCAGCCGCATCTCCATCGAGCCTGGCCCTCTCGCGGTCGACATCTCGCCGACCCGCGCCGGCTGGCAGCAGCTCACCTTTCGCGTGCATCGGGTCTCATCTGACGCACCCCTCGAGGGGCGCACGGGCAACGAGGAGGCCGTCATCGTGGTGCTGCGCGGCAGCGGCACCCTCGAGATCGGCGATCAGCACCTCACCTTCACCGGACGTGACGGCGTGTTCGCCGGGCTTCCCCATTTCGGGTACGTGCCGCGCCAGACATCGTACCGCTTCACCCCCGCCGCCGGAGCCGACGCCGAGGTCGCCTGGGGAAGCGCCCCGTGCGTGACCGATCACGCCCCCCGCATCTGCACGCCCCACGATTGCACCGTCGAAATGCGCGGCGCGCGCAACGTCGAGCGCCAGATCACCCATCTCGTCGACCCCGGCTTCGGCTGCCAGCGGCTGCTCTGCGTCGAGGTCTACACCCCCAGCGGCAACTGGTCGTCGTACCCCCCGCACAAGCACGACACGCATGACCTGCCCAACGAGGTGGCCCTCGAGGAGATCTATCACTACCGGATGGCGCCCGACGGCTTCGCGCTGCAGCGCCTCTACGACGACACGCACGATGAGGTGGTGGTGGCGCGCGACGGCGACACGGTGCTGGTGCGTCACGGCTACCACCCCGTGGTGGCCGGCCCTGGCTACGACGTGTACTACCTGAACATATTGGCGGGCGACCACCCGGCCTGGGCCGCGGCCGACGACCCGCAGCTGGCCTGGGTTCGCCAGATCTGGAACAGCCGCACCCCGCTGCGCCTGCCCATGCAGCCGTGA
- a CDS encoding myo-inosose-2 dehydratase, with the protein MPYIRLGIGPIGWANDDLRGWGPDITGDQIMAEMAATGYSGSEMSYLYPQTPEALEDALNEHRLVLAAAYHWTNLTHEGRLDGELRRAREHVDFCADAGAKFALFAEGGGSLHWDADGPRSTIRPFNDAAWARLASALNELGAHARDRGITACVHPHAGTALERQPEVERLLSLTSPSLVHWCLDTGHAALAETDTLGMIRAHANRIRYVHLKDVRADVAQRVRAEKPAFTEAIRWNVFGAPGQGSLDFNAIIGALLENDYEGWLIVEADQDPNTHPAFDVARNARAFLEQILEKHMVTLP; encoded by the coding sequence ACATCACGGGCGACCAGATCATGGCCGAGATGGCCGCCACCGGCTACAGCGGGTCAGAGATGTCGTACCTCTATCCCCAGACCCCCGAAGCCCTCGAAGACGCGCTCAACGAGCATCGACTGGTGCTGGCGGCCGCCTACCACTGGACCAACCTCACCCACGAAGGGCGCCTCGACGGAGAGCTGCGCAGGGCGCGCGAGCACGTCGACTTCTGTGCTGACGCAGGGGCCAAGTTCGCGCTGTTCGCCGAGGGGGGCGGAAGCCTGCACTGGGACGCCGACGGTCCGCGAAGCACCATCCGCCCGTTCAACGACGCCGCCTGGGCACGGCTGGCCAGCGCCCTCAACGAGCTCGGGGCCCACGCCCGCGATCGGGGCATCACCGCGTGCGTGCATCCCCACGCGGGCACGGCGCTCGAGCGCCAGCCCGAGGTCGAGCGGCTGCTCTCGCTCACCAGCCCGAGCCTGGTGCACTGGTGCCTCGACACGGGGCACGCCGCCCTGGCCGAGACCGACACCCTCGGCATGATCCGCGCGCACGCCAACCGCATCCGCTACGTGCATCTCAAGGACGTCCGCGCCGACGTGGCGCAGCGCGTGCGCGCCGAGAAGCCTGCGTTCACCGAGGCCATTCGATGGAACGTGTTCGGCGCGCCCGGCCAGGGAAGCCTCGACTTCAACGCCATCATCGGCGCGCTGCTCGAGAACGACTACGAGGGCTGGCTCATCGTGGAGGCCGATCAAGACCCCAACACCCACCCCGCCTTCGACGTGGCGCGCAACGCCCGCGCCTTCCTCGAGCAGATCCTGGAGAAGCACATGGTGACCCTCCCATGA